From the genome of Bombus huntii isolate Logan2020A chromosome 14, iyBomHunt1.1, whole genome shotgun sequence, one region includes:
- the LOC126872989 gene encoding snRNA-activating protein complex subunit 1 isoform X1, which yields MATNKSLFMNGFKEDCEQLITRFERADNIRFETFCDIWKAMKFSLVFAGRPSFLELLEFCEEALHICKQFILLPPRFKERIGGLYLLYGIYFKMPIDQFRIKIKLDDWKSILELHAEIKEAEHLDANYILCKLIESNAFHFCLFDSEYGMEKPYIVKNSQCFNPYSILPTLKDLSDKNQILSKINELSKAYEQKKEASKLINLSDASLKLFNSNIAQDIINDIQEFEEQRRDQQKNTIDFEKPSCSTLKGQSSNEHTKFQSRGPVKRKMRPLIDGIEPESESEEGEALESDDSYSELPIDS from the exons ATGGCAACAAACAAATCATTGTTTATGAACGGCTTCAAAGAAGATTGCGAACAATTAATTACTCGTTTTGAACGTGCAGATAACATTAGATTTGAAACTTTTTGCGATATCTGGAAAGCAATGAAGTTTTCACTGGTCTTTGC GGGCCGTCCATCCTTTTTGGAGCTATTAGAATTTTGCGAAGAAgcattacatatatgtaaacaATTTATTCTTCTACCTCCTCGTTTTAAAGAACGTATTGGAGgattatatcttttatatggAATATACTTCAAAATGCCAATAGATCaatttagaattaaaattaaactaGATGATTGGAAAAGTATTCTGGAACTTCAtgcagaaataaaagaagcagAACATTTAGATGCTAATTATATATTGTGTAAACTAATTGAAAGTAATGCATTTCATTTCTGTCTTTTTGATTCAGAG TATGGTATGGAAAAACCATATATTGTAAAGAATTCACAGTGTTTTAATCCATATTCTATATTGCCAACACTAAAAGATTTAAGTGACAAGAATCAAATATTGTCAAAAATTAATGAACTTAGTAAAGCTTATGAACAGAAGAAAGAAGcatcaaaattaataaatctatCAGATGCtagtttaaaattatttaattcaaatATAGCACAGGATATCATTAATGATATTCAAGAATTTGAAGAACAGAGAAGGGATCAacagaaaaatacaattgaTTTTGAAAAACCATCTTGTTCTACTTTAAAAGGACAATCTTCAAATGAacatacaaaatttcaatC AAGAGGGCCTGTCAAACGCAAAATGCGACCATTAATTGATGGTATTGAACCTGAAAGTGAATCTGAAGAAGGTGAAGCATTAGAAAGTGATGATTCATATTCGGAGTTACCAATAGATTCATAA
- the LOC126872996 gene encoding uncharacterized protein LOC126872996, with product VETFKIKVTYASVFVKLRIIRNVEDVISLKGPGPVDTKTASAVDRLNEGSQTAVSKPRKSRRKKPKNATANSKAKAMSTPCGEFRKEIQKCNVQAGAQVMNQQPCSIPTIQNQTTSAAPMRPRSVYTAHSYHAQTDETNFQRYSEFPKYFEAPPSEQWGGLAGTTAFSNSTALWRQQRNSKTIAPYYEETCLYAENWREHDTDAAIVATPHGTISLRLHNRIRVDMTIDRAVRVINFKNNIVLSLSGSGAAAALLHPNGRIYQYGSRVEILAHDAHGNNKYAKMWYKGVSFTSEQCALVYLVDTAGTRTTTDSFSDMGQDFSLSVFYSRSRHGAACLQEAAAALSAAQYWLTNEGVENWIINNVRVSQTPDGLVRIARNSNKYQLRTSPSNGTASLTTPFLHCTASLGQTSHLFVRRGERRMHYDGTSFIVRNAGHSAGFDDNNQLKVY from the exons GTAGAAACCTTTAAAATCAAAGTTACGTATGCAAGCGTCTTCGTGAAGTTAAGAATCATCAGAAACGTCGAAGACGTGATTTCACTGAAAGGACCTGGACCTGTAGATACAAAAACCGCTTCAGCCGTGGATCGCTTAAACGAAGGTAGTCAAACGGCGGTGTCGAAACCCCGGAAATCCCGTCGCAAGAAGCCAAAAAACGCTACAGCCAATTCCAAG GCAAAAGCTATGTCAACTCCTTGCGGCGAATTTCGAAAGGAGATCCAAAAGTGTAATGTCCAAGCTGGAGCACAAGTGATGAATCAACAACCATGTTCCATACCAACAATTCAAAATCAAACTACCTCGGCGGCACCGATGCGACCTAGATCTGTCTATACAGCGCATAGTTATCATGCACAGACAGATGAAACTAATTTCCAG cGATACAGTGAATTTCCCAAGTACTTTGAAGCACCACCGTCGGAGCAATGGGGTGGATTAGCCGGTACAACTGCATTTTCTAATTCAACAGCACTTTGGCGACAACAACGAAATTCTAAAACCATTGCACCATATTATGAAGAGACGTGTCTCTACGCAGAAAACTGGAGAGAACATGATACCGATGCTGCTATTGTAGCTACACCGCATGGTACAATTTCATTGAGACTTCACAACAGAATTCGGGTTGATATGACGATCGATCGTGCAGTTagagtaattaattttaag AATAATATTGTACTATCGTTGAGCGGTTCTGGAGCGGCTGCTGCATTACTCCATCCAAATGGAAGAATATATCAATATGGATCAAGAGTTGAAATCCTGGCCCATGACGCCCATGGCAATAACAA ATATGCGAAGATGTGGTATAAAGGGGTGAGCTTTACTTCAGAGCAGTGTGCTCTAGTTTATTTAGTTGATACGGCAGGGACAAGAACAACTACGGATTCATTTTCAGATATGGGTCAG GACTTTTCTCTTAGTGTTTTTTACTCTCGTTCTCGACATGGTGCAGCATGCTTACAAGAAGCTGCAGCAGCTTTAAGTGCTGCTCAATACTGGTTAACTAATGAGGGTGTAGAAAATTGGATCATTAATAATGTTAGAGTTTCACAAACACCTGATGGTCTTGTCAG gaTTGCACGAAATAGTAACAAATACCAATTACGAACATCGCCTAGTAATGGAACAGCTTCATTAACAACACCATTTTTACATTGTACGGCATCTCTTGGTCAAACTTCCCATCTTTTTGTGCGTCGTGGTGAGCGACGTATGCATTATGATGGAACTAGTTTTATTGTACGAAACGCAGGTCACAGTGCTGGATTCGATGATAACAATCAATTGAAagtttattaa
- the LOC126872989 gene encoding snRNA-activating protein complex subunit 1 isoform X2 produces MATNKSLFMNGFKEDCEQLITRFERADNIRFETFCDIWKAMKFSLVFAGRPSFLELLEFCEEALHICKQFILLPPRFKERIGGLYLLYGIYFKMPIDQFRIKIKLDDWKSILELHAEIKEAEHLDANYILCKLIESNAFHFCLFDSEYGMEKPYIVKNSQCFNPYSILPTLKDLSDKNQILSKINELSKAYEQKKEASKLINLSDASLKLFNSNIAQDIINDIQEFEEQRRDQQKNTIDFEKPSCSTLKGQSSNEHTKFQSGPVKRKMRPLIDGIEPESESEEGEALESDDSYSELPIDS; encoded by the exons ATGGCAACAAACAAATCATTGTTTATGAACGGCTTCAAAGAAGATTGCGAACAATTAATTACTCGTTTTGAACGTGCAGATAACATTAGATTTGAAACTTTTTGCGATATCTGGAAAGCAATGAAGTTTTCACTGGTCTTTGC GGGCCGTCCATCCTTTTTGGAGCTATTAGAATTTTGCGAAGAAgcattacatatatgtaaacaATTTATTCTTCTACCTCCTCGTTTTAAAGAACGTATTGGAGgattatatcttttatatggAATATACTTCAAAATGCCAATAGATCaatttagaattaaaattaaactaGATGATTGGAAAAGTATTCTGGAACTTCAtgcagaaataaaagaagcagAACATTTAGATGCTAATTATATATTGTGTAAACTAATTGAAAGTAATGCATTTCATTTCTGTCTTTTTGATTCAGAG TATGGTATGGAAAAACCATATATTGTAAAGAATTCACAGTGTTTTAATCCATATTCTATATTGCCAACACTAAAAGATTTAAGTGACAAGAATCAAATATTGTCAAAAATTAATGAACTTAGTAAAGCTTATGAACAGAAGAAAGAAGcatcaaaattaataaatctatCAGATGCtagtttaaaattatttaattcaaatATAGCACAGGATATCATTAATGATATTCAAGAATTTGAAGAACAGAGAAGGGATCAacagaaaaatacaattgaTTTTGAAAAACCATCTTGTTCTACTTTAAAAGGACAATCTTCAAATGAacatacaaaatttcaatC AGGGCCTGTCAAACGCAAAATGCGACCATTAATTGATGGTATTGAACCTGAAAGTGAATCTGAAGAAGGTGAAGCATTAGAAAGTGATGATTCATATTCGGAGTTACCAATAGATTCATAA